A region from the Acomys russatus chromosome 24, mAcoRus1.1, whole genome shotgun sequence genome encodes:
- the Ypel4 gene encoding protein yippee-like 4, giving the protein MPSCDPGPAPACLPTKTFRSYLPRCHRTYSCVHCRAHLAKHDELISKSFQGSHGRAYLFNSVVNVGCGPAEQRLLLTGLHSVADIFCESCKTTLGWKYEQAFETSQKYKEGKYIIEMSHMVKDNGWD; this is encoded by the exons ATGCCCAGCTGTGACCCCGGCCCGGCCCCCGCCTGCCTACCCACCAAGACGTTCCGCAGCTACCTGCCGCGCTGCCACCGCACTTACAGTTGCGTCCATTGCCGAGCGCACTTAGCCAAACACGATGAGCTTATTTCCAAG TCCTTCCAAGGAAGCCATGGCCGGGCCTACCTGTTTAACTCCGT ggtcaaCGTGGGTTGTGGGCCAGCTGAACAGCGCCTCCTGCTCACTGGACTCCACTCGGTAGCTGACATTTTCTGTGAAAGCTGCAAGACCACACTGGGCTGGAAATAT gaacaaGCTTTTGAGACCAGCCAGAAATACAAAGAAGGGAAATACATCATTGAGATGTCACACATGGTGAAAGACAACGGCTGGGACTGA